The following proteins are co-located in the Argopecten irradians isolate NY chromosome 9, Ai_NY, whole genome shotgun sequence genome:
- the LOC138331359 gene encoding uncharacterized protein, whose amino-acid sequence MAFLPAILVVLIVSGEVTPYTRCGNETQNFVGYTYLTDTVTSEKLWSHCKFPNPKYDAALCGIDRSTDQHYVCDPDRLITSQVLAVDRALKAIQEQTTTQCTAPHGEVQSFIVAMALIDRIRIPDFTSENLCINNCGQIQPDATTSQGGITADQKNAIMENFAIHLRAEWGMGACGNDVIMLYCQEFDMLYVTAGYAAGSLVTDAVIADIASTFSSYKSAGNIAEGLLIISEKLRVTLRSITPAHVLLILNMIGLLALGVGLFFFLYHRDLEHNVWGREGIWRVVGVIVYCLSGVWLVKALLYVVVYTSVKTPYAGIIAALMAASVMVAIVVYDEAFVNNSLVSSNSTG is encoded by the exons ATGGCCTTCTTGCCTGCTATTTTGGTAGTACTAATCgtgtcaggggaggtaactccgtACACAAGGTGTGGAAACGAAACCCAGAACTTTGTGGGCTACACATACCTGACAGATACTGTGACGTCAGAGAAATTATGGTCTCACTGTAAGTTTCCTAATCCAAAGTATGACGCGGCGTTGTGTGGGATAGATCGATCCACCGATCAGCATTACGTGTGTGATCCAGACAGACTTATTACGTCACAAG TCCTTGCCGTAGACCGGGCTTTGAAGGCTATACAAGAACAGACGACTACACAGTGTACAGCACCACATGGAGAGGTCCAGAGTTTTATCGTCGCCATGGCACTCATCGACAGAATTCGTATTCCAGACTTCACAAGTGAAAACCT CTGCATCAATAACTGTGGCCAAATACAGCCCGACGCCACAACCTCACAAGGGGGTATAACCGCGGATCAAAAGAACGCCATAATGGAAAACTTCGCCATTCACCTCAGAGCAGAATGGGGTATGGGGGCGTgtggaaatgacgtcataatgttgTATTGCCAGGAGTTCGACATG CTCTACGTGACTGCAGGTTATGCGGCCGGAAGCCTCGTAACCGACGCCGTCATCGCCGATATCGCATCTACATTTTCCTCTTATAAGTCCGCTGGTAACATCGCCGAGGGACTACTTATTATATCAGAAAAGCTCCGCGTCACACTGCGGAGTATTACACCAGCCCACGTACTACTTATCCTCAATATGATCGGTCTCCTTGCCCTTGGGGTCGGACTGTTCTTCTTCCTCTATCACCGTGACCTTGAACACAACGTGTGGGGTCGGGAAGGTATCTGGCGCGTGGTGGGAGTCATCGTCTATTGCCTCTCTGGTGTGTGGCTCGTCAAGGCTCTCCTCTATGTTGTCGTTTACACGTCGGTGAAGACGCCATATGCTGGGATCATCGCCGCCCTTATGGCCGCGAGTGTGATGGTAGCCATAGTTGTTTACGATGAAGcatttgtaaataattcttTAGTTTCTTCTAATTCTACTGGTTAG
- the LOC138331360 gene encoding protein ABHD15-like, with protein sequence MDSMVLIPIMVPLPVALTLVCTSVLAVMLYVRSLFTSTDTLPKLFYKESTLNTHLLNKSSIMRRPFRPSYWLKNRHLQTILGRMRPQGTVHYEREYLQLSDKGVVALDWVIGTNFAVRRNSPICVVFPSLTGDAHSVSDLCGCLARKGFRTVVFNSRGHGNSFLTTKKLQSFGDPLDVRQSVLYIHQKHARAQITAVAMGTGSTVLFSYLGEYGSSARLKAAAFISPVFDATQTLFRGMSKFYEFFFLVKLKLMLLKHAHALSEVVDIGKSMLSWSMVTFQKYVYCRGSESLEQFLERNDPMRDVDDISVPVLCVSSSDDPVCRHKDTPFDIFQFYPNMLLVATEHGGHCGFLESIHRPSWTDKLVVDYLTSVLEFSSKGYEHSG encoded by the coding sequence ATGGACAGCATGGTACTTATACCGATAATGGTGCCACTTCCGGTTGCGCTAACGTTGGTGTGTACTTCCGTTTTAGCTGTTATGCTGTATGTCCGATCGCTCTTCACTTCCACAGATACACTTCCAAAGCTGTTCTACAAAGAGTCAACTCTAAATACCCATCTGCTCAACAAATCCTCCATTATGAGGCGACCTTTCCGACCAAGCTATTGGCTAAAAAATCGTCACTTGCAGACCATTCTGGGCCGCATGCGACCTCAGGGTACTGTCCACTACGAACGAGAGTACCTCCAACTTTCAGATAAGGGAGTTGTTGCCCTTGACTGGGTCATCGGCACAAACTTTGCTGTCAGACGAAACAGTCCCATCTGTGTAGTGTTCCCGTCACTGACTGGTGATGCTCACTCTGTGTCTGACCTTTGTGGATGTTTAGCACGTAAAGGCTTCCGAACTGTTGTTTTTAATAGCCGTGGACATGGAAACAGTTTCTTAACAACAAAAAAGCTCCAAAGTTTTGGTGATCCACTCGATGTCAGACAATCCGTGCTATATATTCATCAGAAGCATGCACGTGCTCAGATCACCGCCGTTGCCATGGGGACAGGATCAACAGTTCTATTTTCCTACCTCGGAGAATACGGATCATCCGCTCGTCTTAAGGCCGCAGCCTTCATTTCACCAGTATTCGACGCCACACAAACACTTTTTCGAGGAATGTCaaagttttatgaatttttctttttagtaaaattaaaacttatgtTGCTGAAACATGCGCATGCGTTATCGGAAGTAGTTGACATCGGTAAATCTATGTTGTCTTGGAGCATGGTGACATTTCAGAAATATGTTTATTGCCGAGGAAGTGAATCGCTTGAGCAGTTCCTGGAGAGAAACGATCCCATGCGTGACGTGGATGATATTTCTGTACCAGTTCTATGTGTCAGTAGTTCAGACGATCCCGTATGTCGACACAAAGACACGCCATTCGACATCTTTCAGTTTTATCCAAATATGTTGCTAGTGGCAACAGAGCATGGCGGACATTGTGGCTTTCTAGAAAGCATCCATAGACCTTCGTGGACAGACAAACTGGTAGTTGACTATCTGACGTCAGTGCTTGAGTTCTCATCCAAAGGCTACGAACATTCAGGCTGA